The Corynebacterium sphenisci DSM 44792 genome includes the window TGCCCGGCATGAGCGAGCGGACTCCGGCGCACTGCCTGTGGTGCGGCCGGGAAATCGAGTCGCCGGGCCGGGGCCGGCCCCGGCGGTACTGCGGCCAGTCCTGCCGGCAGCGCGCCTACGAGGCCCGCCGCGGCGGCCGCGGGGCCGGGCCGGTGGATGCGGTGGCGCTGTCCCGGGCCACCGTGGCCCGGCTGCACGACGGGCTCTACGAGCTGCGCTGCGCGGTGGAGGACATCGCCACCGCCGCCGAGGAGGGCGCCGGGCACGAGCAGATCGCGGCCCTGGCCGCCGACGCCCTGGACCTGGCCCGCGAGCTGGACAAACTGCGCTGACCGGGGACCGGGCCGGGCGATACCCGCCCGGGGATCGACGGGGGTTACCATGGTGCCCATGAAGAAGACCCTGTTGACCCTGATCGCCGTCGCGATGGTGACCGCGGCCATCGTCATCGTCGGCCCGGCGCTGTACCGCCTGGCCACGTCCGATGGCACGCACACCGAGGATTTCACGGTGTCCGGGCTGCCGCCGGCGAGCGCCGGCGTCGACGGGGACTGGGACATCGTCGCCGGCAAGGGCCGCAACACCACCGCGGTGGGCTACACCTTCGGCGAGCTGCTGCCCTCGGACGCCCGGACCACCTCCGGGGCCAGCCAGGCGGTCACCGGGTCGGTGCGAGTGCGCGACGGCGAACTCGTCGAGGGCGAGGTCGTCGTGGACATGACCGAGATGCGCTCGGACATCGAGCGCCGCGACATCAACGTGCGGATGACCATCTTCTCCACGGACGAGTACCCGCAGGCCCGCTTCGAGGTCGCCGAGCCGGTGGACGTCTCCGGGGTGCCCGAGGACGCGACGCCGACGACCGTGGACGTGCCGGGCCGGCTCACCATCCGCGGGGTGACCCGGGACGTGGTGGCGCCGATGGAGGTGATCCGCACCGGGGACCACATCCTGATCACCTCGGATCTGCCGATCAACCGCCTGGAGTACAACGTGCGCACCCCGGACTTCGCGGCGGCGCTCATCGACGAGGACGGGGAGCTGAACATCCGCCTGGTGCTGGAACCGGCCGGCGGGGCGGCGAACTGACCGGGGGAAACGACCCCCGCACCCCGCCCCTTTTCGTCACTGTGACGTAAATAGGGGGCATGTCCGGGTCGGGGGGAGCGCCCGAATCCGGGCCCCGATCGACGACGAGGAGACGAGGACGCGATGCCGACGACCACCCTGGACTCGATGCTCATGGCGCGCCGGGTGCGCATCGGGCTGCTCGTGGTGTTCACCCTGGCGATGAGCTGGGAGCGGATGTACCTGCTGAGCGTGGTGGGCCTCGGGCTCATCGCGCTGACCCTGTGGCAGATGCGCCGGATCCGCGAGGAGATCGCGGTGCGCGCCGCCGACGCGGCCGCCGCCGATCCGCATGCCGGCCATGAGGTGATCGACGACCCCGGCCCGTCCCGGGACCGCTGAGCGCCACCGGACCGGGCCCCTCCCGCCCATTGTCCGATAATATACATTATGACATTACGGCTCCGGGGGCGCCGCCCCGAGTTGGCGCCGGCGCCGCCGCCGGTTTAGCGTTGCCGGGTATTCGCAGATGATTCCATGACCATCCGCCCGCCCCCGGCGGCGCCGCCCCCGAAGGATCCCATGAGCCAGACCGCCACCGCGGCACCCGAAGACGCCCCCGTCGACCACCGCCCGGACGGCGCCGGCGCCCCGACCTCCGTGCTGGGCAGCCTGCGCTACGCCTTCTCCAGCGGCGCCCGGCTGCGCACCGAGGTCCTCGCCGGCCTCGTCGTCGCCCTGGCGCTCATCCCGGAGGCGATCAGCTTCTCCATCCTCGCCGGGGTCGATCCCCGGGTCGGCCTCTTCGCCTCCTTCACCATGGCCGTGACAATAGCGTTCACCGGCGGCCGGCCGGCCATGATCTCCGCCGCCACCGGCGCGATCGCCCTGGTCATCGCCCCCGTCGCCGCCGCGCACGGCCTGGATTACCTCATCGCCACGGTGCTGCTCGGCGGGCTCATCCAGATGGCCCTGTCCGCCCTCGGCGTGGCCCGGCTGATGCGCTTCATCCCCCGATCGGTGATGATCGGCTTCGTCAACGCCCTGGCCATCCTGATCTTCGCCGCCCAGATCCCGCATCTGCTGGGTGTGCCCGGCCTGGTCTACCCCATGGTGGTCATCGGCCTGCTCATCGTCTACCTGCTGCCCCGGCTCACCACCGCGGTGCCCGCGCCCCTGGTGGCCATCATCGTGCTCACCGCCGCGACGGCCGCCTTCGGCTGGTCCGTGCCCGATGTCGCCGACCAGGGCGAGCTGCCGCGCACCCTGCCCGCCCTGCTCCTCCCCCAGGTGCCGGCGACCTGGGAGACCCTGCGGATTATCGCCCCCTACGCCGCGGCGATGGCGATCGTCGGCCTGCTGGAGTCGCTGATGACCGCCAAGCTCGTCGACGACATCACCGACTCCCACTCGGACAAGTCCCGGGAGGCCCTCGGCCAGGGCGCGGCGAACGTGGTCACCGCCTTCTTCGGGGGCATGGGCGGCTGCGCCATGATCGGCCAGACCATGATCAACGTGCGCGCCTCCCGGGCCCGGACCCGCCTGTCCACCCTGCTCGCCGGGATCTTCCTGCTCATCCTGGTGGTCAGCCTCGGCGACCTGGTCGGCCGGATCCCGATGGCCGCGCTGGTCGCGATCATGATCATGGTCTCGGTGTCCACCATGGACTGGCATTCCCTGCACCCGACCACCCTGCGGCTGATGCCGCGCAGCGAGACCGCGGTGATGGCCACCACCGTCGCCGCCACCCTGATCACCCACAACCTCGCGGTGGGCGTGGTGCTCGGGGTGCTCACCGCCATGGTCATGTTCGCCCGCCGTATCGCGCATCTGGTCGAGGTGGAGCAGGTCGCCGAGCTGGACACCGACCACGACGGCCGGGTGGACACCCGCCGCTACCGGGTCAACGGGCAGCTCTTCTTCGCCTCCTCCAATGACCTGGTGTACAGCTTCGACTACACCGACGACGCCCGGCACATCATCATCGACATGACCGGCGCGGACATCTGGGACGCCTCCACGGTGGCCACCCTGGACTCGATCACCCGCAAATACCGTGAGCGCGGCAAGGAGGTCTCCATCATCGGCCTGGACGGGGCCTCCCTGGAGCGCCTGCAGCGGCTCTCCGGCCGGCTCGGCGAGGGCGCCTGAGGCCGCTCCCCCGCTCCCCCATCGGGTGAACCCGGCTCAGGCGTCGGCGAGCACCTGGGCGGCCACCTCCGGCCCCGCCCCGCGCCGGCGCCCCGCCGGCCGCAGCCGGCGGGCGATGAGCGCCAGCAGGATGCCCGCCACCGCGCTCATCACGATCGCCCCGCCGGGGCGCACGTCGATGGTGTAGGACACGCTCAGCCCGATGGTCATGTGCACGACGCCCAGCGCCACCGACACCGCCATCGCCTGCCGGTAGCTGCGGCAGAGCACCAGCGCGGTGGCCACCGGCAGCACCATCAGGGAGACCACCAGCAGCGCGCCCACCACCTTCGCGGCCAGGGCCACGGTCACCGCGGCCAGGGCGGTGAAGCTGGCGTTGGCCAGCGCCACGTTGGTCCCCGACAGCCGCGCCAGGGTGGGGTCCACGGCGATGTCCAGGTGACTGCCGTAGAACATCACCGAGGTGCCCACCACCAGCAGGAAGACCACGGCGGTGGCCCACATGTCGGCATCGGTGACCGCGGTGATGGAGCCGAAGAGGTAGGAGTCGAAGGTCCGCCCCGAGGGCGCCAGATCGCTGAGCAGCACCGCCAGGCCGAGGCCCGCGGAGAGCGTCACCGCGGTGGCCATGTCCCCGTACTGGGGCCATTTCCGCCGGATCGCCTCGATCAGGAAGGCGCCGGCCACGGCGGTGAGGATCGCCCCGGTGACCGGGTTGAAGCCGGCGATGAGGCCCAGCGCCACCCCGGCCAGGGAGGTGTGCGAGAGCGCGTCCGACATCATCGAGGTGCGCCGGTTGACCATCACCACCCCGATCAGCGGGATCGCGGCGGAGAGCATCAGGCCGACGATGAAGGTGCGGCGCACGAACTCGAATTCGGCGAGCAGGCTCAGCATCGGATCAGGGTCCCTTCTTCCATGCGGTAGGTGGTGGTCACCGCGAGATGGCGCTGCACGGTGGCGAGGTCGTGGGTGACCACCACGATGCTCATGCCGAGGTCCTCCCCCAGTTCGCGCAGCAGATCGAGGAAACCGGCCCGGCTGTCCTTGTCCACCCCGGCGGTGGGCTCGTCGAGCACCAGCAGCCGGGGTTCGGCGAGCAGCGCCCGGGTGATCATCACCCGCTGCTGCAGTCCCCCGGAAAGCTCCCCGAAGGGCACGTCGAGGTAGTCGGCCAGGCCCATCCGGCGGAATTCGGCGTCGGTGCGCTCCCGGTGCACCCGGCGGGGGATCTTCACCGGGCCGAAATCCCGGGTGAGCCCCTGCACGGCCAGTTCCCGGGAGGTGATCGGGAAGGAGATCTTGGCCATCACGTTGGCCTGCGGCACATAGCCGACGTGGCGCAGCCCGGTGCGCCCGCCGACCTCCTGGCCGAGCACGGTGAGCTCCCCGGCGTCACGGGGCAGTTGCCCGATGAGGACCTTCAGCAGGGTGGATTTGCCGCAGCCGTTCTCCCCGGTGAGCAGCACGGTCTCCCCGGGGGCGACGTCGAGGTCGACGCCCTTGAGCACCGGGAAGCTGCCGAAGGAGAAGCGCAGGCCGCGGGCCCGGATCGCTGGTGTGGTGGTGTCTGTGGTCATGGCGGTGGCCGTGATGCGCCCTTCCGTGTCGGGTGGCCGGTTCAGTGGATGGAGGCGGCGAGGTTCTCCAGGTTCATCCGCAGATAGCCCAGGTAGCCCTCGCCGAAGGGGCCGTCCTCGACGGAGACATGCTCCATCGAGGCCAGCGGCAGGGTCTCCCCGCCCACCTCGCCGACGATGGTCTCGATGCCCGGGTCCTCCACGCCGAGCTCGTGGTAGACGATCCGGATGCCCTCGGCGCGCACGTAGCGGATCGCCGCGACCAGGGAGTACAGGCTGGGCGCCTCATTGGTGGTGAGCCCCTGCAGGCTGCGCTGCTGCAGCCCGAAGTCCCGGGCCAGGTAGGCGAAGCCGTTGTGGCTGACGATGAACTCCTGGCGATCCGCGGCGCCGAAGATCTCCTTGTACTCCCCCTGCAGCCGGGTGAGCTCCCGGACCAGGGCGAATTTGCCCTTGCCGAAGGCGCCCTCCTGCTCGGGCCACAGTTCGCCGAGGGTGCCGTGGATGGCGTTGCAGTAGCGCTTGGCGTTGATCACCGACATCCAGGAGTGCGGGTCGAAGGTGATCTCGTCGGTGCCGGAGGAGGAGCCGTCGATCACCGGGTCGGTGGGCACCTTCGCCCCGGAGTCGTCGATGATGTCGTAGCTGAGGATGTCCTGGCTGACCCGGTCCGCGACGAAGTACCAGTCGGCCTCGCCGGCGGGCACCCGGAAGTCGATGTTGCCGGATTCGTGGCCCATGTCGATCTTCAGCACCTCACCGTCGACCAGCTCCACGGACTCCTTCTGCCGCACCTCGGTGCCCTGGTCCTCCATCACCTCCTTGCCCCGGGCGACGAGGTCCCTCTCGGAGGCCCCGGCCGGGGCGGTGAAGAAGGCGGCGCGCATCGTGCGCTCATGGGTGTGCCCGAAGGCCAGCCGGTAGTCCGCCCCGGGGGTCAACGGGGCGGCGGCGAGGTACTGGAACTCGCCGATCGCGGCGGCGCCCTTGTAGGTGATGAGCTCCACGTAGTCGCTGAGCACCAGGATCTCCAGATCCGGCAGGTTGGCCCGGACCTGCGGCAGCCACGGCTCCATGTTGGCGCCGTTGACCACCAGCAGATCCGCCCGGGCCAGGCCCTGCATCGCGCGCGGGGAGGGCTCCCACAGGTGCG containing:
- a CDS encoding metal ABC transporter substrate-binding protein encodes the protein MHTRRSFLKSLALLGAAGALAGCRGQSPTAADPAAVGASGKPVVYASFYPIHSLVSAIAGDALEVRAFLPPGQDPHLWEPSPRAMQGLARADLLVVNGANMEPWLPQVRANLPDLEILVLSDYVELITYKGAAAIGEFQYLAAAPLTPGADYRLAFGHTHERTMRAAFFTAPAGASERDLVARGKEVMEDQGTEVRQKESVELVDGEVLKIDMGHESGNIDFRVPAGEADWYFVADRVSQDILSYDIIDDSGAKVPTDPVIDGSSSGTDEITFDPHSWMSVINAKRYCNAIHGTLGELWPEQEGAFGKGKFALVRELTRLQGEYKEIFGAADRQEFIVSHNGFAYLARDFGLQQRSLQGLTTNEAPSLYSLVAAIRYVRAEGIRIVYHELGVEDPGIETIVGEVGGETLPLASMEHVSVEDGPFGEGYLGYLRMNLENLAASIH
- a CDS encoding metal ABC transporter permease — protein: MLSLLAEFEFVRRTFIVGLMLSAAIPLIGVVMVNRRTSMMSDALSHTSLAGVALGLIAGFNPVTGAILTAVAGAFLIEAIRRKWPQYGDMATAVTLSAGLGLAVLLSDLAPSGRTFDSYLFGSITAVTDADMWATAVVFLLVVGTSVMFYGSHLDIAVDPTLARLSGTNVALANASFTALAAVTVALAAKVVGALLVVSLMVLPVATALVLCRSYRQAMAVSVALGVVHMTIGLSVSYTIDVRPGGAIVMSAVAGILLALIARRLRPAGRRRGAGPEVAAQVLADA
- a CDS encoding YceI family protein — encoded protein: MKKTLLTLIAVAMVTAAIVIVGPALYRLATSDGTHTEDFTVSGLPPASAGVDGDWDIVAGKGRNTTAVGYTFGELLPSDARTTSGASQAVTGSVRVRDGELVEGEVVVDMTEMRSDIERRDINVRMTIFSTDEYPQARFEVAEPVDVSGVPEDATPTTVDVPGRLTIRGVTRDVVAPMEVIRTGDHILITSDLPINRLEYNVRTPDFAAALIDEDGELNIRLVLEPAGGAAN
- a CDS encoding metal ABC transporter ATP-binding protein, translated to MTTDTTTPAIRARGLRFSFGSFPVLKGVDLDVAPGETVLLTGENGCGKSTLLKVLIGQLPRDAGELTVLGQEVGGRTGLRHVGYVPQANVMAKISFPITSRELAVQGLTRDFGPVKIPRRVHRERTDAEFRRMGLADYLDVPFGELSGGLQQRVMITRALLAEPRLLVLDEPTAGVDKDSRAGFLDLLRELGEDLGMSIVVVTHDLATVQRHLAVTTTYRMEEGTLIRC
- a CDS encoding SulP family inorganic anion transporter — translated: MSQTATAAPEDAPVDHRPDGAGAPTSVLGSLRYAFSSGARLRTEVLAGLVVALALIPEAISFSILAGVDPRVGLFASFTMAVTIAFTGGRPAMISAATGAIALVIAPVAAAHGLDYLIATVLLGGLIQMALSALGVARLMRFIPRSVMIGFVNALAILIFAAQIPHLLGVPGLVYPMVVIGLLIVYLLPRLTTAVPAPLVAIIVLTAATAAFGWSVPDVADQGELPRTLPALLLPQVPATWETLRIIAPYAAAMAIVGLLESLMTAKLVDDITDSHSDKSREALGQGAANVVTAFFGGMGGCAMIGQTMINVRASRARTRLSTLLAGIFLLILVVSLGDLVGRIPMAALVAIMIMVSVSTMDWHSLHPTTLRLMPRSETAVMATTVAATLITHNLAVGVVLGVLTAMVMFARRIAHLVEVEQVAELDTDHDGRVDTRRYRVNGQLFFASSNDLVYSFDYTDDARHIIIDMTGADIWDASTVATLDSITRKYRERGKEVSIIGLDGASLERLQRLSGRLGEGA